The following coding sequences lie in one Euhalothece natronophila Z-M001 genomic window:
- the cysH gene encoding phosphoadenosine phosphosulfate reductase, translated as MSVATLEALNLDLDQLNAKLGDAKAEDLIKWADETFGQGLVMSTSFGIQSALMLHLVTSIIPDIPVIWVDTGYLHPETYRFAAQLTERLNLNLKVYQSPMSPARMEALYGKLWEKKDVESLNLYDQIRKVEPMERALKELGATAWLAGLRRDQTKHRQNLPRIGTQSGIYKILPVLNWHSRDVHRYLTEHDLPYHPLFDQGYMTVGDWHSSRPISLEDEHERDTRFQGVKQECGLHLPKTSGEAQSFDSSSL; from the coding sequence ATGAGTGTTGCAACCCTAGAAGCCCTAAATTTAGATTTAGATCAACTAAATGCTAAGTTAGGTGATGCAAAAGCTGAAGACTTAATTAAATGGGCGGATGAAACTTTTGGTCAAGGCTTAGTTATGAGTACCAGCTTTGGTATTCAATCAGCCTTGATGTTACATTTGGTTACTAGTATTATTCCCGATATTCCTGTCATTTGGGTAGATACAGGCTATCTACATCCTGAAACTTACCGCTTTGCTGCTCAACTAACCGAAAGACTGAATCTTAATCTTAAAGTTTATCAATCTCCTATGTCCCCAGCAAGAATGGAAGCGCTTTATGGCAAACTTTGGGAGAAAAAAGATGTAGAATCTCTCAATCTTTATGATCAAATTCGTAAAGTAGAACCCATGGAACGGGCTTTAAAGGAATTAGGTGCAACAGCCTGGCTAGCTGGATTGCGACGAGATCAAACTAAACATCGTCAAAATTTACCTCGCATTGGTACACAATCAGGAATTTATAAAATTTTACCTGTGCTAAATTGGCATTCCCGAGATGTTCATCGCTATTTGACAGAACATGATCTTCCCTATCATCCTTTGTTTGATCAGGGGTATATGACAGTGGGAGATTGGCATTCTAGTCGCCCGATTTCTCTAGAAGATGAACATGAACGAGATACTCGTTTTCAGGGCGTTAAACAGGAGTGTGGCTTGCATCTCCCAAAGACTTCAGGGGAAGCGCAAAGTTTTGATTCGAGTTCCTTATGA
- the psaA gene encoding photosystem I core protein PsaA, whose amino-acid sequence MTISPPENEEKVKVSVDKDPVETSFEKWGKPGHFDRTLSKGPKTTTWIWNLHADVHDFDSQGNLEDISRKIFSAHFGHLAIIFIWLSGMYFHGARFSNYEAWLGDPTSIKPSAQVVWPIVGQEILNADVGGGFQGIQITSGFFYLWRASGFTNSYQLYCTAIGALVMAALMLFAGWFHYHKRAPKLEWFQNVESMLNHHLAGLLGLGSLGWAGHQIHVSLPVNKLLDSGVAAKDIPLPHQFILDKSLMAELYPSFEQGLKPFFTLNWGAYADFLTFKGGLNPTTGGLWLSDTAHHHLAIAVLFIVAGHMYRTNWRIGHSLKEILEAHKGPLTGQGHKGLYEILTTSWHAQLAINLAMLGSLTIIVAQHMYAMPPYPYMATDYATQLSLFTHHMWIGGFLVVGAGAHAAIFMVRDYDPAKNVDNLLDRVIRHRDAIISHLNWVCIFLGFHSFGLYVHNDTMRAFGRPQDMFSDNAIQLQPIFAQWIQNLHTIAPGGTAPNAIEPASYAFGGEVMAVGGKVAMMPIELGTADFMVHHIHAFTIHVTVLILLKGVLYSRNSRLIPDKSELGFRFPCDGPGRGGTCQVSGWDHVFLGLFWMYNALSIVIFHFSWKMQSDVWGTVLPDGTVSHITSGNFATSAITINGWLRDFLWGQSANVINSYGSALSAYGLLFLGAHFVWAFSLMFLFSGRGYWQELIESIVWAHNKLKVAPAIQPRALSIVQGRAVGVAHYLLGGIVTTWAFFLARIIAVG is encoded by the coding sequence ATGACAATTAGTCCTCCGGAAAACGAGGAAAAAGTCAAGGTATCGGTGGATAAGGATCCGGTCGAAACTTCTTTCGAGAAGTGGGGAAAACCGGGTCACTTTGACCGCACCTTGTCAAAAGGACCCAAAACCACAACCTGGATTTGGAATTTACACGCAGATGTCCATGACTTTGATAGTCAGGGCAATTTAGAAGATATTTCGCGCAAAATTTTTAGTGCGCACTTTGGTCACTTAGCAATTATTTTTATCTGGCTGAGTGGAATGTATTTTCACGGCGCTCGCTTTTCCAACTATGAGGCTTGGTTAGGCGACCCCACCAGCATCAAACCTAGCGCACAAGTTGTTTGGCCCATTGTTGGTCAAGAAATTCTGAACGCTGATGTTGGCGGTGGTTTCCAAGGAATTCAGATTACTTCTGGGTTCTTCTACCTCTGGCGAGCGTCAGGATTTACCAATAGTTATCAGCTCTACTGTACTGCCATTGGTGCATTAGTCATGGCAGCGCTGATGCTATTTGCTGGGTGGTTCCACTATCACAAACGCGCTCCTAAGCTGGAATGGTTCCAGAATGTGGAGTCGATGCTGAACCACCACCTCGCTGGTTTACTCGGATTAGGTTCTTTAGGTTGGGCTGGTCACCAAATTCACGTTTCTTTACCCGTGAATAAACTCCTAGACTCAGGAGTGGCCGCTAAGGATATTCCTTTGCCCCATCAATTCATCTTGGATAAGAGCTTAATGGCAGAGCTTTATCCCAGTTTTGAGCAAGGATTAAAACCCTTCTTTACCCTCAACTGGGGAGCTTATGCCGACTTCTTAACCTTCAAAGGTGGATTGAACCCAACCACCGGCGGTTTATGGTTATCTGACACGGCTCACCATCACTTAGCCATTGCGGTGCTGTTCATTGTTGCCGGTCATATGTACCGCACCAACTGGCGCATTGGTCACAGCCTTAAAGAAATTTTAGAAGCTCATAAAGGCCCCTTAACTGGTCAAGGACACAAAGGGCTTTATGAAATCCTGACCACTTCTTGGCACGCACAACTCGCCATTAACTTGGCAATGTTGGGTTCATTAACCATTATTGTTGCCCAGCATATGTATGCGATGCCTCCGTATCCCTACATGGCTACGGATTACGCGACGCAATTATCCCTGTTCACCCACCATATGTGGATTGGTGGCTTCCTAGTTGTTGGAGCAGGAGCGCACGCGGCAATCTTTATGGTGAGAGATTATGACCCCGCGAAAAATGTCGATAATCTTCTTGACCGCGTTATCCGTCATCGGGATGCGATTATTTCTCACCTGAACTGGGTTTGCATTTTCTTAGGCTTCCACAGCTTCGGATTATATGTCCATAACGACACCATGCGTGCGTTTGGTCGTCCACAGGATATGTTCTCTGACAATGCGATCCAGTTGCAGCCTATTTTTGCTCAGTGGATTCAAAATCTACACACCATTGCCCCGGGAGGCACTGCTCCTAATGCCATTGAGCCTGCTAGTTACGCCTTTGGTGGTGAAGTAATGGCTGTCGGTGGCAAAGTTGCCATGATGCCGATTGAATTAGGCACTGCTGACTTTATGGTGCATCATATTCATGCTTTCACCATTCACGTCACCGTGCTTATTCTCCTGAAAGGTGTGTTATATTCCCGTAACTCCCGTCTCATTCCTGATAAATCTGAACTCGGGTTCCGCTTCCCCTGTGATGGTCCAGGACGTGGCGGGACTTGCCAAGTCTCTGGCTGGGATCATGTGTTCCTCGGCTTATTCTGGATGTATAACGCCCTGTCCATTGTCATTTTCCACTTCAGTTGGAAGATGCAGTCGGATGTTTGGGGAACGGTTTTACCTGATGGCACCGTTTCTCACATTACCTCGGGTAACTTTGCTACCAGTGCCATTACCATTAACGGTTGGCTCCGTGACTTCCTATGGGGACAATCTGCCAATGTGATTAACTCTTATGGTTCGGCTCTGTCCGCTTATGGCTTGCTCTTCTTAGGAGCGCACTTTGTCTGGGCCTTTAGCTTGATGTTCTTGTTCAGTGGTCGCGGCTACTGGCAGGAATTAATTGAGTCCATTGTCTGGGCGCACAATAAGCTCAAAGTTGCTCCTGCTATCCAACCTCGCGCTCTCAGCATTGTTCAAGGACGTGCTGTGGGTGTTGCCCACTACTTGCTAGGAGGAATTGTCACCACTTGGGCGTTCTTCTTGGCGCGAATAATTGCCGTCGGTTGA
- the sbcD gene encoding exonuclease subunit SbcD: protein MIKVLHVSDIHLGSGLSHGRTNPETGLNTRLEDFIKSLRTCIDHALSEPVDLVLFGGDAFPDATPPPYIQQAFASEFRRLGEANIPTVLLVGNHDQHSQGRGGASLSIYRTLAVPGFIVGDQITTHRITTRSGEVQVITLPWLTNSALLTRPETDGLSSGEVNNLLLQKLQPILEAEIRRLDPNTPTILLAHLMADRAKLGAERFLAVGKGFTIPVSFLIRPEFDYVALGHVHCHQNLNPNGTPPVVYPGSIERVDFSEEKEDKGYVLIDLEKGNTQWEFCSLPVRPFLTINVDVSDKEDPQGAIESAIAQKQIPEAVVRLKYKLRSEQIDQINNRALQKALSFAHSYSINPELVSQLARPRVPELGEQVTLDPITALKTYINNRDDLQEISEEMLDAANKILNEESDQEIESLKSKEQLNLL, encoded by the coding sequence ATGATTAAAGTTCTTCACGTTTCGGATATTCATTTGGGAAGTGGCTTATCTCATGGTCGAACCAATCCAGAAACAGGCTTAAATACAAGATTAGAGGATTTTATTAAGTCTCTGCGGACTTGTATTGATCACGCTTTAAGTGAACCAGTAGATTTAGTTCTCTTTGGCGGAGATGCGTTTCCCGATGCAACTCCTCCTCCCTATATTCAACAGGCGTTTGCGTCTGAGTTTCGGCGATTAGGGGAAGCCAATATTCCCACTGTTTTATTAGTAGGAAATCATGATCAGCATTCCCAAGGAAGAGGGGGCGCAAGTTTATCGATTTATCGCACTCTCGCAGTTCCTGGATTTATAGTTGGGGATCAAATTACCACTCATCGTATCACCACTAGGAGTGGTGAGGTGCAAGTAATTACGCTTCCTTGGTTAACCAATTCTGCATTGCTCACTCGCCCAGAAACAGACGGATTAAGCTCAGGGGAAGTCAATAATTTATTATTGCAAAAGTTACAGCCGATCCTAGAAGCGGAAATTCGTCGCCTTGATCCGAATACCCCCACTATTTTATTAGCGCATTTAATGGCCGATCGCGCTAAGTTAGGAGCAGAACGCTTTTTAGCAGTAGGAAAGGGGTTTACAATTCCTGTCTCCTTCCTAATTCGCCCAGAGTTTGATTATGTGGCGTTAGGTCATGTCCATTGTCATCAAAATTTGAACCCAAACGGAACGCCGCCTGTAGTGTATCCTGGGAGTATTGAACGGGTGGACTTTAGTGAGGAAAAAGAGGATAAGGGCTATGTTTTAATTGATTTAGAGAAGGGGAACACTCAATGGGAGTTTTGTTCGTTACCAGTGCGTCCTTTTTTAACCATTAATGTGGATGTATCGGATAAAGAGGATCCCCAAGGGGCAATTGAAAGCGCGATCGCGCAGAAGCAAATCCCTGAAGCCGTAGTTCGTCTCAAGTATAAACTGCGATCAGAACAAATCGACCAAATTAATAACCGCGCCCTGCAAAAAGCCCTTAGTTTTGCTCATAGCTATAGCATTAACCCAGAATTAGTTAGCCAGTTAGCGCGCCCTCGCGTTCCTGAACTGGGTGAACAAGTCACCCTTGATCCCATAACAGCCCTAAAAACCTACATCAATAATCGGGACGACTTACAAGAGATTTCTGAAGAAATGTTAGATGCTGCTAATAAAATATTAAATGAAGAAAGCGATCAGGAAATAGAATCGCTTAAAAGTAAAGAACAATTAAATTTACTCTAA